CTGCCGATGAAGCCACGCGTTATCTCCGCTGGCGAACCTACCTGCTGCATCAGCGGGACACCTTGCGTCGGCATCGGATGCCGCTGCCGCTGTTTCCCCGGCCACAGTCGCTGCGGCCGATTGCCGCGCCGCCCGCCATCGACAAGGTCCAGGCCGAAGTGCGTAATCTGCCGCCGGAGCAGCACCTGGTGCAAGACCGCGACTTCCGCGTCTTCATCGCCGACTCGGCCCAAATTCCCAACCTTCTGCAGGCTGTCGGCAGAGCACGGGAGATCACTTTCCGCCAGGTCGGCGAAGGCACGGGCGAAGCCATCGATCTCGATGAATTCGATCCCCATTACCAGCATTTGATCCTGTGGCATCGAGCCAAGGACGAACTCGCCGGCGCTTATCGCATCGGTCGCATTGACCAGATTCTCGCCCGCTGGGGACGCAAAGGGCTCTATACCAATACCCTCTTCCGCTACCAGCCGGAGCTGTTCCACCGCATCGGCCCAGCGCTCGAACTGGGCCGCTCCTTCATTCTGGCGGAATACCAGAAACATTACGGGTCGTTGTTGTGTCTCTGGAAGGGCCTTGCGCGCTATGCTTCCTTACATCCGGAAGCCCCGATTCTGATGGGCGCTGTCAGCGTCAGCGGCCGCTATAACACTGCGTCTCGGGAATTGATTGTGCGCTTTTTCGAGGCCGACAACCGGCAAGATGATCTCGGCCGCTTCGTTCAGCCGCGCATTCCCTTCCGTGGGTTAAAGCTGCGGGAATGGGATCTGCCGCTGATTCACCAGGCGCTGCACGACGTAGAAGCGCTTTCAGAAACCATCAGTGACATCGAACCTGACGGCAAGGGTATACCCATCCTGCTGCGTCAATACGTGAAGGTGGGTGGCCGTCTCCTCGGCTTCAACGTAGACAAGAATTTTTCAGACGTTCTCGATGGCCTGGTGATGGTCGATCTCCGCCAGACCGACCCTAAGATCCTGGAGCGCTACATGGGTGCAGAAGGGCTGAAAGCCTTCCGCGCCTTTCACCACCTGCCCTAGAAGATCCCCATCTTTTTCTTCTTCTTGGTTTTGTCCTTGGGAAGGTCTTGCGCGGCGGCTGCCGTCATCACTGGCTTGGTCTGATTGGGGCTGGCCGCGGTGTCGGTGTAACCGGAGCTCGGCTTAATATCGATGTAGGCTTCCTCGCGCAGCTTCGTAAGGTAGGCGCGGAGAGCGGGCTGGAGCCTTTCCATATATAGTGCTTCCTGGACCTGTGGCTCGACTTCCTTCAGTGGCGGGATACCGGCGGCATCATGCTCTGCCACTTTCAGGATGATGAAGCCCTGGCGGGTACGGATGACGTCAGTCAACTCGCCCTTCTTCATGTTGAAGGTCTGGTTCTCTAATTCTTTGGCCAGGGTTCCGCGTTTGAAGTAGCCGAGGTCTCCTCCCTGGGCTGCGGTAGGACCGTCAGAGTTCTTCTTCGCCAGATCGTCGAACTTCGCGCCTTTTTTTAATTCGGCGAGCAGGTCGTCGGCTTTCTTCTCGGCTGCTGCCAGTTGCTCAGGCGTGGGATCTGACGCCGCTTGCCCGGATTGCTTGGGGTCAGTTTTGACTGGGGCAATCAGGATCTCGCTCAGCCGCACCTGCTCCGGCCGCTCCAGCTCTGCCTTATGCTGCTCGTAGTATTTCTGAATTTCGTCAGGCGTCACCTGGATGCGCGAGCCAACTTCCCGGCCGATGACCGCTTGCGTCAGGATGCCATTGCGAAGGTTTTGCTTGAATTCTTCGTAGCTGACGCCCTGGGCCTGCGCCGCTCTCTCCAGGTCCTCCATGCTTTCCAAGTTCAGAGATTTGCGAATTTCATCGAGACGCTTGATCAATTCGGTGTCGCCGGTGATTCCCAGATCGCCCGCCTTTTGAATGAGCAACTGCTGGTCGATAAGGTCGCGCAGCAGGTCCTTTTCCCGGTTGGCGATTTCTTGATCCGTTGCCGTACCACCCTTCTCCTTCATTTCGCTGATCAGCTGATCGCGGGCGTGATTCAGGTCCTGGCGTGTGATGATGGAATTGTTCACCCGGGCCACGATTTCTTCCACTATCGTAGGTTCCCCCGCCACGCATACCGCGGCAAGGAGCATCAGGGCAGGGAGTATTAGAACAAAGAGAAGGAACTTCTTCATTTCCATTCCTTGGACACCACTCGGCCAGGGTGCAGTTTTGACCCCGAGCGCATTGGGCCCCGCAAATGAGAGCCAGTTAATTCTACATGACCCCGAGTTGTCGGGGGTGGGTTGGCCGCGCAATTCAAGGCACCTCCAGCAGCCTCGGCTAGTTTCTCGTTTTCAACTTACAGTATCTAATTTGTCTAAAAGGTCCAGATGGCCGTCGTGCCCTTGAACTGCAAGATGGAGTTGCCGATGCGGTAACTCTGTTCGCCATCTTTCTTTCGCCGCAGCCGGAACTCGATGGCCACTACGCCCGGTCGCGACGGTGGCGCAGATGCATCGAAGCGGCTCACGTCCAGCAGGAATCCTGGCCCGCTACAGCTGAAGCGTTTGCCCTGTGGCACAACCGGATAGCCCAGAGCATAGCAGTATTTCAGGAACCGGTCGGCATCCTCATTTTCGAGCGCCAGGTGCACCTCGGAGATGTCCTGCATCAATCCCGTGGTGCGCATCTGGCTCTGATTGATCTTCGCCGTATAGCGCTCCAGCACTGCTGCGCGATTGATGCTCGGGTGCGCGGGCGGCAGCTGGCCGTACCATTTCGTCAGAAAGTCAGCATCGTATTCCATCACCCAGGTCTGCAGCTGCGAGGCCTTCAAGGGAGCATCGGTAACCAGCATCTGAAACCATCCAACCTCGGAACTATCGGTCTGGCGGGTGATGGGAAGGATTTGGGTATTAGCTCCGGCGGTAGAACTGAGGGTCGCGCGCAGCTCATGCAGTGCCCCGCTGCGTTCCACCCCGAATGCAAGCCCGCTGCGATTTTCGGGATCGCCAGCTTCTGGCGGCCTGAGCAGCTCGAAATACGTGCTTTGCCCATAGAGGTAAATCCCCGTGTAGGTCTTGTCGCGCCGGACGGTTGTGCGGCTCTCCATGGGAGCGAATTCACGCCGCAGGAAGTCATCGGTGCGAGCCGCTTCGTAGGTGTCGAGATCGGGAACGATATAGACGTGATTGAGGTACACAGTCGGAGGCTTGGGAGAGCTGCCGCGATGGGATTGCGCAATCGTCATCGCGGTCAGAGTCAGGGCACAAATTGTCGGCAGCAGACGAAGCAATCCTAACCTCTTCGGTGTGGGGCTGTGTGCTGTGACATTGTAAGCAGGAACGGTTGGAAGGATCCTCAGTTACTGCGGCAGAGGCGTTGCCGTCCGTGATTCTGACCTGCTCAGTCCAGGTCTCGCGCTTTTCGAAACCTGGGAGCAGGAGGTCGGA
This genomic window from Terriglobales bacterium contains:
- a CDS encoding lysophospholipid acyltransferase family protein, with product MQSASLTGRPTHPRGPNRLVRRLLFPRGLRRLYRRLQQRPDEPIFHALLREMSVDYQVAPSDLKHIPATGPVVAVANHPFGMLEGAILCDLALTVRPDVRVLTNYLVAEIPELQQHCIALDPFQGKRVASMNRQGMKDAMSWLAGGGMLIIFPAGEVASWHMRERRVTDPQWSATASRLIRNSEATALPIFIDGGNSIPFHLLGLVHPRLRTVRLPHELLNKRGRTVKIHIGSPIPHREIAKLHSADEATRYLRWRTYLLHQRDTLRRHRMPLPLFPRPQSLRPIAAPPAIDKVQAEVRNLPPEQHLVQDRDFRVFIADSAQIPNLLQAVGRAREITFRQVGEGTGEAIDLDEFDPHYQHLILWHRAKDELAGAYRIGRIDQILARWGRKGLYTNTLFRYQPELFHRIGPALELGRSFILAEYQKHYGSLLCLWKGLARYASLHPEAPILMGAVSVSGRYNTASRELIVRFFEADNRQDDLGRFVQPRIPFRGLKLREWDLPLIHQALHDVEALSETISDIEPDGKGIPILLRQYVKVGGRLLGFNVDKNFSDVLDGLVMVDLRQTDPKILERYMGAEGLKAFRAFHHLP
- a CDS encoding peptidylprolyl isomerase; the protein is MKKFLLFVLILPALMLLAAVCVAGEPTIVEEIVARVNNSIITRQDLNHARDQLISEMKEKGGTATDQEIANREKDLLRDLIDQQLLIQKAGDLGITGDTELIKRLDEIRKSLNLESMEDLERAAQAQGVSYEEFKQNLRNGILTQAVIGREVGSRIQVTPDEIQKYYEQHKAELERPEQVRLSEILIAPVKTDPKQSGQAASDPTPEQLAAAEKKADDLLAELKKGAKFDDLAKKNSDGPTAAQGGDLGYFKRGTLAKELENQTFNMKKGELTDVIRTRQGFIILKVAEHDAAGIPPLKEVEPQVQEALYMERLQPALRAYLTKLREEAYIDIKPSSGYTDTAASPNQTKPVMTAAAAQDLPKDKTKKKKKMGIF
- a CDS encoding DUF5829 family protein, with amino-acid sequence MLRLLPTICALTLTAMTIAQSHRGSSPKPPTVYLNHVYIVPDLDTYEAARTDDFLRREFAPMESRTTVRRDKTYTGIYLYGQSTYFELLRPPEAGDPENRSGLAFGVERSGALHELRATLSSTAGANTQILPITRQTDSSEVGWFQMLVTDAPLKASQLQTWVMEYDADFLTKWYGQLPPAHPSINRAAVLERYTAKINQSQMRTTGLMQDISEVHLALENEDADRFLKYCYALGYPVVPQGKRFSCSGPGFLLDVSRFDASAPPSRPGVVAIEFRLRRKKDGEQSYRIGNSILQFKGTTAIWTF